From the Mycoplasma putrefaciens KS1 genome, the window AAACTTGAAGAACTAATTTCAGGTGGAAGAGTAGAAATTGATTCTAAAAAGAAAAATCCTTTAGACTTTGTTTTATGAAAAAAAACAAATCTTGGTGTTCAGTGAGATTCACCTTTTGGTTTAGGTAGACCTGGTTGGCATACTGAATGTGTTTTATTAATTGATGAATTTTTTAGCGGACAAACTATTGATATTCATGCTGGTGGAGTTGATTTAAAATTTCCTCATCATGAAAACGAAAGAATTCAATTTATTGCTCATAAAAATAAAGAGTTAGCAAATATTTGAATGCACAATGGTCATTTACAAATTGAAGATGAAAAGATGTCTAAATCTTTAGGAAATGTTATTTTAGTAAGAGATTTTGTCAGTCAATATAACCCTAATGCCTTAAGATGAATCTTTTTATCATCACATTATCGAGCACCTTTAAATATTAATAAAGATTTAATTAATCAGTCACATAAGTTTATTGATAAGCTAAAAAATCTGTCTAAAAAAATTATTGATTGATCAATTAAAAACGATACTGATATTCAAATAATTAATCAGTCACAATATCTTGATCAGTTTACAAGTTATATGTCAGATGATTTAAATACGGCAATGGTGTTATCACTAATTGAATCAATGATTAAAGAAATTAATAAAAAAGTTTTAGATAATCAAGATATTAAGCTTTTAGTAGGATCATTAAAACAAATCATAGACACCCTGGGATTTACAGATGAGATTTTTAATTATCAGATTAGCCAAGCTGATAAGCAATTATATATTCAATGAAAAAATAAACTAGAACAAAAAGATTTTTTAAGTGCTGATGTTTTAAGAGAACATCTGATTAAAAAAGGTATTTTATAATAAATGAATAAGAACTTAATTTATGGTAAACACACTATTTTAGAGTTTTTAGAAAAACACCCTAAAATGCTAAAAACTATTTGAACTAAAGATCTAGCATATTTAAAATCTTTTAATTTAAATGATTATAAAGTTCAAATAATTAAGACCACTGAAAAAAACCTAGATCAGATGTTTGATCAAACTGTTAATCATCAAGGAATGGTGGCTGAAATTAAAGAGTTTAACTATACACCATTTTCAGAACTATTAACAATTTTAAAAGCTCAAACAACTTCATTGGTTTTATTACTTGATCAGATTCATGATCCTTATAATTTTGGTGCGATTATTAGAACTGCAGTTTTGCTTGGTGTTGATGGAATTGTGATTTTAGATCGCAAACAAGCACAAGTTAATTCAGGTGTTCTTAAAACAAGTTCGGGAACTGCTTATGATCTTAAAATTTCTAAAGTTAATAATTTAACTAATGCAATTAAACAATTAAAAGATCATGGTTTTTGAGTTTATTCAACTAATTTAAATAACAAATCAGTTGATTTTAGAACCGTTGATTTTGCTAATAAAAGCGTTTTAGTGATTGGTAACGAACAAAAAGGTGTAAGTGATTTGGTAACTAAAAATAGTGATTTAAACATTTTTATACCTTCAAATAAGACTATTGATTCTTTTAATGTTAGTGTTGCAAGCGCGCTTATTTGTTTTCAAATTGCAACTAAATTAGCAAAAGTATAAATTTGTTTAATCATCAATATTCTATATAATATATATTGTTATATAAGTTGGGAGAAGTAGTTATGTCAAAGTCAAATAATAAAAAGATCACTTTAGTTTGTGAAGAGTGTTTAAATAGAAATTATTCAACTAATAAGAGTACTTTAACGCAAAAAGAAAGACTACAACTTAAAAAATATTGCACCAATTGTGCCCAACACACATTACACAAGGAAACCAGATAATGCAAAAAGACTTGGATTTAAATAAAATTGACAATGACGCTAAAAAAACTACTTCTTCTCAAAAGCAAAAAATTTCTAAAGAGACAAAAAAGAAGTTAAAAATTAAAAAACATAAAGAACCAAAAAACTTCAAGCTAATGCTTAAAGAA encodes:
- the rlmB gene encoding 23S rRNA (guanosine(2251)-2'-O)-methyltransferase RlmB; the protein is MNKNLIYGKHTILEFLEKHPKMLKTIWTKDLAYLKSFNLNDYKVQIIKTTEKNLDQMFDQTVNHQGMVAEIKEFNYTPFSELLTILKAQTTSLVLLLDQIHDPYNFGAIIRTAVLLGVDGIVILDRKQAQVNSGVLKTSSGTAYDLKISKVNNLTNAIKQLKDHGFWVYSTNLNNKSVDFRTVDFANKSVLVIGNEQKGVSDLVTKNSDLNIFIPSNKTIDSFNVSVASALICFQIATKLAKV
- the cysS gene encoding cysteine--tRNA ligase, whose product is MKLYDSLSKNLKNLDKKEITLYCCGPTVYNFIHIGNARPSMLMDVFVRFLRSIGYQVNYLQNVTDVDDKIITRAKQENTTEKDLSERYTKAYLQDLTSLNINHPDTLIPISLKMDGMIKFIQQLVDNNSAYIVDGDVYFDIDKYKQQYSKLSGFKLEELISGGRVEIDSKKKNPLDFVLWKKTNLGVQWDSPFGLGRPGWHTECVLLIDEFFSGQTIDIHAGGVDLKFPHHENERIQFIAHKNKELANIWMHNGHLQIEDEKMSKSLGNVILVRDFVSQYNPNALRWIFLSSHYRAPLNINKDLINQSHKFIDKLKNLSKKIIDWSIKNDTDIQIINQSQYLDQFTSYMSDDLNTAMVLSLIESMIKEINKKVLDNQDIKLLVGSLKQIIDTLGFTDEIFNYQISQADKQLYIQWKNKLEQKDFLSADVLREHLIKKGIL
- the rpmG gene encoding 50S ribosomal protein L33 yields the protein MSKSNNKKITLVCEECLNRNYSTNKSTLTQKERLQLKKYCTNCAQHTLHKETR